The genomic region ATTTCCTTTGCCATCATTAGACAAAGAGCACTTGCCAGAAGGTGCTGAGGCCACTGTAGACATTCCATCTGAAAAAATTGAGTACTTAAAGTTGGCATATGATAAATTGCAACATGCTGTCAAACAATTTGTGGCCAATCAGTTGCCAAATTGGATAATTTGTGATTTTAGTCCTCACTGGATAGTAGACATTGTTCATGAGTTTCAGGTAAAGTTGATCTTCTATAATGTTTTATCTGCTCCTGCATTAACAGTTTGGGGACCACCAGGTACAAGGAAAACTCCCTTGTCTCCAGAAAGTTTAACAGCACCACCAGAATGGGTGACATTTCCATCTTCAGTGGCTTATCGAATACACGAGGCAATAGCGCTTTGTGCCGGTGCCAACCCGGTAAATGCTTCTGGGGTAAGTGATTTTGAAAGGCTTCACAAGGTATTTAATGCCTCTGAAGCTGTAATTTTTCGTAGCTGCTACGAGATTGAAGGAGAATATCTCAATGCATACCAGAAGCTAGTTGGGAAGCCTGTGATTCCTATAGGTTTATTGCCTGCAGATAgtgaagaaagagggagagaaattaTTGATGGGAGAACTAGTGGTAAGATATTTGAGTGGCTTGATGAGCAAGCATCAAAATCTGTTGTATTTGTGGGGTTTGGCAGTGAGTTGAAGCTGAACAAGGATCAAGTTTTTGAGATAGCTTATGGAATTGAGGAGTATGAATTGCCATTTATATGGGCACTCAGAAAACCAAGTTGGGCAATCAATGATGAAGATTTTCTACCTTTTGGTTTTATTGAAAGGACATCTAACAGAGGAGTTGTTTGTATGGGGTGGATACCACAGCA from Glycine soja cultivar W05 chromosome 16, ASM419377v2, whole genome shotgun sequence harbors:
- the LOC114389494 gene encoding putative UDP-rhamnose:rhamnosyltransferase 1, with protein sequence MAENAIHVVMLPWSAFGHLIPFFKLSIALAKAGVHVSFISTPKNIQRLPKIPSNLAHLVDLVQFPLPSLDKEHLPEGAEATVDIPSEKIEYLKLAYDKLQHAVKQFVANQLPNWIICDFSPHWIVDIVHEFQVKLIFYNVLSAPALTVWGPPGTRKTPLSPESLTAPPEWVTFPSSVAYRIHEAIALCAGANPVNASGVSDFERLHKVFNASEAVIFRSCYEIEGEYLNAYQKLVGKPVIPIGLLPADSEERGREIIDGRTSGKIFEWLDEQASKSVVFVGFGSELKLNKDQVFEIAYGIEEYELPFIWALRKPSWAINDEDFLPFGFIERTSNRGVVCMGWIPQQEILAHPSIGGSLFHSGWGSVIETLQFGHILVVLPFIIDQPLNARFLVEKGLAIEVKRNEDGSFTRNDIATSLRQAMVLEEGKKIRINTGEAAAIVGNLKLHQDHYIAEFVQFLKNGIRKVETDV